GATGCATTTTGACATCCAATTTTTCTATTTCTCACACGACACACCGCGCGAAATGGGCGGAACGATGATTCTACCGGGAAGCCACTATCGCCGTGTCTGTGAGACGGACATCGCGCGTTATCAAAACTTCCTCAGTCAGCTGCCGATCGCGTGTGAGGCAGGAACGCTTTTTGTGGTGCATCACGGGATGTGGCACTGTGCACAACCGAATCTGACGGATCAGACACGCTACATGTTTAAACTCCGTCTCAATCCGACGGTACGTCAGTGTCAACTCTGGAACACAGACGATATGGACACTGCAGCGGTTCCCGGCGTTTTGGGCAGGAATCACAGATGGTATGGGAACGATGTCCGGCTTGAGATCGTCAATCGCATCAAGCAGTGGCGCTTCCTTATCGGTGATGACTCATTTGATGTTGGCTACTGGCTCTCTCGGCTTGAGAACATGCCAGAAAATGCCCAAGCGGCAGCATAGTTATTCAGTTAAAATAAAAAGGCGCGGTTTCAAATCGCGCCTTTTTATGTGTGTGTACATGAATCTTGGGGCAACCGAGCGACTATCTATCGCGTCCGCGTCCGCGTCTGTTTTCACCGCGTCTCCTGCGGAACTGCTCCATCATCTCTCGCCGTTCGTCTGCTGAAGCTTCCTTCATTTTTTCCATCATTTCCTGTCTCCATTTCTGTTGATTAGCAGCCTGCTCTTTCATCTCCATTTCCCTGCGCTTTGCAGCATCCATCTGATTGGATCGGTTTTGGCTATTATTATCCGCTTTTTCGGAATCACCTTCGCTACGTTCTCCGCCTCTACTGCCCTCACGTCCGCGACTCGTTGTGAGAAACTGTACGGGCCCCTCTTTCAGTGTGATTGGCTTTCCGGCTTTATCCAAGGTTACCTGTTCAGCTTGGATGTCCTTTACTGTCATATCACCGAGTTTTGAGCCTATCCTCACAAAGTGGTATCGGTTGGATCTCTTTTCAAGGAGTGTCGCCTGTGATATTCTACCATTTGCGTCAACAGCGGTCCCGATTAAACTGTATGCAGGTTCGTTGTTTGGAGGTGTCCACCCCAAAGGTCGAAAGAGATTGTTGTCAATAATTGTTTTGTAAAACGCCTCGTTCTCTCCGAAGTCTACTTCCGCTCTACCACGGTTTTGGCGTCCCCAGGCTCTATTGCGTTGTGGCGCGGCTTGTTCCTTCGCTTTAGCCATTGCCTCCATTTTGGCGGCATTCATCTCTTTCATTTTTGTCATTTCAGCGTCGTTCAT
The window above is part of the Candidatus Poribacteria bacterium genome. Proteins encoded here:
- a CDS encoding phytanoyl-CoA dioxygenase family protein; this translates as MIDKKYLLNTEQMANFVTDGYLRFDNLIPRELNEAAHAEMEEGIIVRGRGGTVLDEVWDDDSAVGKVFRLPEVQGIIHSLVGENPLYDHHAVHIVRPQNEIGQIWHADAIIDLRMHFDIQFFYFSHDTPREMGGTMILPGSHYRRVCETDIARYQNFLSQLPIACEAGTLFVVHHGMWHCAQPNLTDQTRYMFKLRLNPTVRQCQLWNTDDMDTAAVPGVLGRNHRWYGNDVRLEIVNRIKQWRFLIGDDSFDVGYWLSRLENMPENAQAAA